A window from Drosophila yakuba strain Tai18E2 chromosome 3L, Prin_Dyak_Tai18E2_2.1, whole genome shotgun sequence encodes these proteins:
- the LOC6533478 gene encoding regulating synaptic membrane exocytosis protein 1 isoform X2 — MLPTNVMSFMKKMVATDEQPSERQQHAADSGGGASQTGALNKMKATISSSLLTVTDKVNKMSPRPSLVPTDADTSGSYGSPSYQSQQQQQQQQQQDYGSSLNNNNNNSSSSTATAGGGGGGAAAKQEPGRRAGACRVCLKSFKPDDYHKTCFECQQRVCEDCASYSKLDEHEDATMWRCSVCRRKMASRVCIPQDSTDSMLDVPVLEALQRRHSDAKLGSSTQTLAPSNGAALAPPRSPELRRHSDVSPASLKELERQLKGGRSMAPSRSNSPPRGEGPDGQPPFGAPLSRMQSRRGSRVARQHSYDDDMKTGPVGGSMGGGGPALGLGADGAGLGIPAMPRRKSAYDVFAPGLTQGGATPATQLQRSPGEGGIMPPIQLPGSRRPSFRVPHPSEDIQNDDSPGSPDKGSPVLTVDDDRRMRRRGSQLPDIAMLQNRGALPAVPPSSIPPPMASFTGPNLEDLEAPRRQTSMDGEAIRIVIHDVDSGPICASKRRIILRRDPTDKAHRTRGFGMRVVGGKTGADGRLFAYIVWTVPGGAAEKNGLQQGDKILEWNGMSLIDRSFEEVCSIMDRTGDVVELLVEHATDFRMCDLFDENLPPGNAGGQSGPRRSGDGPVGLGLIAEPETTTDKSPASPTRRKLPKTPEQIAREKLVTGRVQIQVWYHAERSELVVSLMAGDDLALRDEAYGHGNLPEAYAKVRILPKCGDGCVQQTEVSRPTQNPIWNATLTFGHVKADTLMDRYIDIQLWDLVPHTESIFLGECSIELQQAFLDDQAIWCRLEDTKGLRGISISKSPSVSPRGSIAAGAGAPSGDVTRLLRRDYNMQRSNSDDVDSIGDGTSLLHPDHAWIAGSRRGSSQSETMEVEVYQLGKDFSRSLPGSRRSSFQDAEKNRLEEDAMATPPTSYLVGRRRSSVARRDPDEILKSLKAVRGELGRTMSLGTEQHKRMGSRPTISVSHYQSFDTPYTNWTKH, encoded by the exons ATGTTGCCAACAAATGTGATGTCATTCATGAAAAAG ATGGTGGCCACCGACGAGCAGCCCAGCGAAAGGCAGCAACATGCAGCGGACTCCGGAGGAGGCGCCTCCCAAACGGGGGCCCTGAACAAGATGAAGGCTACGATTTCCTCCTCGCTGCTCACCGTCACAGATAAAG TTAATAAAATGTCGCCACGCCCCTCGCTGGTGCCAACGGATGCGGACACCAGCGGCAGTTACGGCTCGCCCAGCTATCaaagccagcagcaacagcagcagcagcagcaacaggacTACGGCAGCAGtctgaacaacaacaataacaacagcagcagcagcacggcGACAGCGGGCGGCGGGGGAGGCGGAGCGGCGGCCAAACAGGAGCCAGGACGAAGGGCCGGTGCCTGCCGGGTGTGTCTGAAGTCCTTCAAGCCGGACGACTACCACAAGACGTGCTTCGAGTGCCAGCAGCGAGTGTGCGAGGACTGCGCCAGCTACAGCAAGCTGGACGAGCACGAGGATGCG ACCATGTGGCGCTGCAGCGTGTGCCGCAGGAAAATGGCATCGCGGGTGTGCATTCCGCAGGACTCGACGGACTCGATGCTGGACGTTCCGGTGCTGGAGGCACTGCAGCGGCGCCACTCGGACGCCAAGCTGGGCAGCAGCACGCAGACCCTGGCCCCCAGCAATGGAGCAGCACTTGCCCCGCCGCGAAGTCCCGAACTGCGACGCCACTCGGATGTGTCGCCAGCCTCGCTGAAGGAGTTGGAGCGG CAACTGAAAGGTGGCCGCAGCATGGCGCCCAGTCGCTCCAACAGTCCGCCGCGGGGCGAGGGCCCAGATGGACAGCCCCCCTTCGGTGCGCCCCTGTCGCGCATGCAATCGCGCAGGGGGTCGCGGGTGGCGCGGCAGCACAGCTACGATGACGACATGAAGACCGGACCCGTGGGCGGCAGCATGGGCGGCGGTGGTCCGGCGCTGGGCTTGGGCGCGGATGGAGCGGGCCTCGGCATTCCGGCCATGCCACGCAG GAAGTCCGCCTACGATGTGTTTGCCCCCGGGCTGACGCAAGGTGGTGCCACTCCTGCCACGCAGCTGCAGAGGTCGCCCGGCGAGGGCGGCATCATGCCGCCCATCCAGCTGCCCGGATCCAGGCGACCCTCGTTCCGGGTGCCACATCCCTCGGAGGACATCCAGAACGACGACTCGCCGGGCTCGCCGGATAAGGGCAGCCCCGTCCTCACCGTCGACGATGACCGGCGGATGCGGCGACGCGGATCGCAGCT ACCCGATATAGCCATGCTGCAGAATCGCGGTGCCCTGCCGGCGGTTCCGCCCTCCTCGATTCCGCCGCCCATGGCTTCATTTACGGGCCCCAATCTGGAGGATTTGGAGGCGCCGCGACGACAAACATCAATGGACGGCGAGGCCATACGGATCGTAATTCACGACGTGGATTCGGGCCCGATTTGTGCATCTAAGCGGCGCATCATTCTGCGCCGGGATCCCACGGACAAGGCGCACCGCA CACGTGGCTTTGGAATGCGCGTCGTCGGCGGAAAAACCGGAGCCGATGGCCGTCTGTTCGCCTACATTGTGTGGACCGTTCCAGGAGGAGCGGCCGAGAAGAATGGCCTGCAGCAGGGCGACAAG ATACtcgaatggaatggaatgtCGCTGATCGACCGGAGCTTTGAGGAGGTCTGCTCCATCATGGACCGAACTGGGGACGTTGTGGAGCTGCTGGTGGAGCATGCCACGGACTTCCGGATGTGCGATCTCTTCGATGAGAACCTGCCGCCCGGCAATGCCGGCGGTCAAAGCGGACCTCGCAGATCCGGAGACGGTCCCGTCGGACTGGGCCTCATAGCGG aacccGAAACCACCACAGACAAATCACCAGCATCGCCAACTAGACGGAAATTACCAAAAACTCCG GAGCAAATTGCCCGCGAGAAGCTGGTCACCGGAAGGGTCCAGATCCAGGTTTGGTACCATGCCGAGCGCAGCGAACTGGTCGTCTCCCTGATGGCCGGCGATGACTTGGCATTGCGGGACGAGGCCTACGGACACGGCAATCTGCCCGAGGCGTACGCCAAGGTCCGCATTCTGCCCAAATG TGGCGATGGCTGCGTGCAACAAACGGAGGTCAGCCGACCCACCCAGAACCCGATTTGGAATGCTACACTGACCTTCGGTCATGTGAAGGCCGACACCTTGATGGATCGCTACATAGACATCCAGCTGTGGGACCTGGTGCCCCACACCGAGTCCATTTTCCTGGGCGAGTGCAGCATCGAGCTGCAGCAGGCCTTCCTCGACGACCAGGCCATCTGGTGCCGCTTGGAGGACACCAAAGGGCTGCGTGGCATTAGCATCAGCAAATCACCGAGTGTATCCCCACGCGGCTCCATCGCAGCCGGAGCAGGTGCACCCAGTGGCGATGTTACTCGGTTGCTGCGTCGCGACTACAATATGCAGCGGTCCAACTCCGATGATGTAGACTCCATCGGAGATGGAACTTCACTGCTGCATCCGGATCACGCGTGGATAGCTGGCTCGCGACGCGGTTCCTCCCAGTCGGAAACCATGGAGGTGGAGGTCTACCAGCTGGGCAAGGACTTCTCGCGCTCATTGCCGGGTTCGCGTCGATCGAGCTTCCAGGATGCCGAAAAGAATCGGCTGGAGGAGGACGCCATGGCCACGCCGCCCACCTCTTATTTGGTGGGACGGCGCCGTTCGTCCGTGGCTCGGCGCGATCCGGATGAGATCTTGAAATCCTTGAAGGCTGTCCGCGGTGAGCTGGGGCGCACCATGAGTCTGGGCACCGAGCAGCACAAGCGCATGGGATCGAGAC CCACAATATCGGTGTCGCATTATCAAAGCTTTGACACACCCTACACAAACTGGACAAAACActaa
- the LOC6533480 gene encoding synaptic vesicle 2-related protein, with protein sequence MSDIDEVFTKLGFGKMQFIILFCCFLMQIWMTNEQLGFGVVIAGASCEMEIHDRRLAWLLAANFSAQMISCFIWGELADLYGRRRVIGFASIVAIIFSLISALMPEYWSFMAVRTVCGFFIVASVVSLSTYLSEFTKVSLRPRVLTIMGYSLGVSMIYVPSLGGALLSMRMEPSGWRILLLCNQLPGIIGTTLLIFLPESPKYYLSIDDQEKAMKVMERVCRMNKGKDVTLKSLGVESLTQARLRPPNEERGQCHETKVLMVKYGKVMWFFFFIFFTLTGLGFALPIWMMRIRVLTSTFGDRNTICEHMEHISAQPRGNKDCHLTYEQMKDPLIHGCVVLCLFIATSVFLIWLSRRAVIIAFVCVSILGCVALNFMEHPTLILISFFAIIDPLICSVRLAGSLLIDFVPTHLRGKAFALITMIGRSGVLITSVYVGYTLSHSCYVTFNTFIVVLIVCGMLVYWLPTHFKHSSFTN encoded by the exons ATGAGTGACATAGATGAGGTTTTTACCAAGCTGG GTTTCGGCAAGATGCAGttcataattttgttttgctgctttcTAATGCAGATTTGGATGACCAATGAGCAGCTGGGATTTGGTGTGGTGATAGCAGGGGCTAGTTGTGAAATGGAAATACACGACAGGCGGTTGGCCTGGTTATTGGCTGCCAACTTCTCGGCCCAGATGATATCATGTTTTATATGGGGCGAGCTGGCGGATCTGTACGGCAGACGCAGGGTCATCGGGTTTGCATCAATCGTTGCGATTATATTTTCCCTGATCTCGGCCCTCATGCCGGAGTATTGGAGCTTCATGGCCGTGCGTACAGTTTGTGGCTTCTT TATTGTGGCGTCTGTTGTCAGCCTATCGACGTACTTGAGTGAATTCACAAAGGTCTCCTTGCGACCCAGGGTGCTGACCATCATGGGCTATTCCCTCGGAGTAAGCATGATCTACGTGCCGT CTCTGGGCGGTGCGCTGCTGTCGATGCGAATGGAGCCCAGTGGCTGGCGCATCCTGCTGCTGTGCAACCAGCTGCCCGGAATCATTGGAACCACTCTTCTCATATTCCTGCCCGAGAGTCCCAAGTACTATCTGTCGATTGACGACCAGGAGAAGGCCATGAAGGTCATGGAAAGGGTCTGCCGTATGAACAAGGGCAAGGATGTTACACTGAAGAGTCTGGGTGTGGAGTCGCTCACCCAGGCGCGCCTGCGTCCACC AAACGAGGAGCGCGGTCAGTGTCACGAGACCAAGGTGCTTATGGTAAAATATGGCAAGGTCATGTGGTTTTTCTTCTTCATATTCTTTACCCTTACGGGCCT AGGTTTTGCTCTGCCCATCTGGATGATGCGAATCCGGGTTCTTACGTCTACGTTTGGTGACAGGAATACCATATGTGAACACATGGAACACATTAGTGCACAGCCGAGAGGCAATAAAGAC TGCCACCTGACCTATGAGCAAATGAAGGATCCATTGATACACGGATGCGTTGTCCTCTGCCTCTTTATTGCCACCAGTGTGTTCCTGATTTGGCTGAGTCGTCGAGCGGTAATAATAGCCTTTGTTTGCGTTTCCATTCTCGGATGCGTAGCCCTTAACTTCATGGAGCATCCCACCCTGATACTGATCAGTTTCTTCGCCATAATCGATCCGCTCATATGCAGCGTCAGATTGGCCGGTTCCTTGCTCATTGATTTTGTACCCACTCATCTTAG GGGCAAGGCCTTTGCTCTTATCACTATGATAGGTCGGTCCGGGGTTTTGATAACCAGTGTGTATGTTGGATATACCTTGTCGCACAGCTGCTACGTAACCTTCAATACCTTTATTGTAGTGCTCATAG TCTGCGGCATGCTTGTGTACTGGCTACCAACCCATTTTAAACACTCAAGCTTTACAAATTAG